From the genome of Cuculus canorus isolate bCucCan1 chromosome 4, bCucCan1.pri, whole genome shotgun sequence:
AAGTAGTCTTAGGTGTTAAGTCTTAGTCTTAAGTGATAAGTCTTAGCCTTAAGGCTGAAGTGATTCACGACCAGTGGGAGAACAAGGTCCATGGCGGCTGGTGATTGCCATTGCAGTTGACACGAGTAACACAGTGCTGGTTTACATCGGATCAGCATCTAACCCCGCTGATCACTAATTCAGGAAGTGAAGGCTTTTCAGGCTAATCTGTAAAGTTAGTTTGAGTCAGATGCAGAGTATTGCTGCAAATTGCCTCTGACACAAATATTTGACACGCTTGCCAAGCCCCCTGCAGACACTACCACTGGTCTATGCTTTTCAATGCCTCCTCATCAAAGCGCTTAACCCATCACAATATACTAAACCCCACAATCCTTGTGGTCCTCTGACCGTTGGCCTGCGGACAGCTAACTGTTaactcagcaaaaaaaaaaccaacacatgAGCAGCACACATGAGAAATGCTGGTTTCTCAGCTCATCACAGATGAGGCAGAAAACGTTTTCAGTTTCAGCCGGAAAATTGATCTTTTTAAAAACGAGcggtttttttccagtcagcAAGACTGGTTACGGTAAGGAGCTTGAAACAATCGTAAATGTGtggtttttaaggaaaataaaatattatatctaaccaatataaaatattgctaTTAAAGTGATGCTACAAGCAACATACAGGAAGGTTGCCCTGTCCTTGCCAAAGCAGCAAACTGCAGTGGCATCTAATAAACCAGATGAGATTCAGCTTCGGTAGCAGTTGGTATGCAAAACAGGGATGGTGGCTTTGGCGCCTTTCTAACGTGCATAATCAGCAGTTCTATATGGTTCcttctttggaaaacagaaagacagtTAGAAATTGGCTTTTGTAaacattgctttgctttctctatTGACTGTCGGTTAGTTTTAGTGGTATTTTCCATAGCTCATGTGCCTAGCAAACGAAAACAGCCGCTGCGCAGGAAAGGAGATGCTGGAgagcttgtatttttttctgttagtatCAGTAAAATTAATaggcagctgctccaggaaaGGAAACTGGCAGGTTGCTTTAACTCTAgataagcagcagcagcaaaaaaattatatcaGAATGGAAGGCTTCTTTCTCAAGTCATACAGAGATGGTGCTTACTTTCATAGACTTTTCCTTGACTTAGGCTTAACGTGCATCTGAATGTAAAGCAGCACAGTAAGACAATTCAAGCCAGGAGCCTGGCTTCTCATCCTGCTTCTCATCCtcattccctcttttccctttaGTAAGTTAACTAATTTCATCACTTTCATTTCCCATGCTATCAAGTGAGAACCTTTTAGTAGCATTTGAAAATATGCAGTTCTATATCAATTCTAAGCATAATTATTAAGTAGATAATATTAGAAACGGCACGAAAACGAGAAAGGAAAAGGTATATTTCCACACGCAGCACGGAGGAACAATCCAGAGCAATATTATTaatcttttcaaaagaaaacactcaTGTCCATGCTTGTAAAAACTTACTATGTGTAACATGATCTGCTCTTCAgtagcattttctttcaattgCTGTCATGATTAATATCCAAGTGGACACTTTAGgcattttttaatgacaaaataCTTAAGTTATTATCAAAGAACAGGCAGAGTAAAGGTTAAAGATCTCTTACTATCTGAAActaactttaaaagaaaaagactacTGAATCTTCTCAGTTAAGATCCTGGACACTTAACTTTCACACATGGAGTACAACCACACACACATAGGAAAAATATGCTgcaatattcattttaaaactgttccttcttttcttgccCTAGGATGAATGCCTGTTCACAGCTGTGACTTGCTTCCAGAACGGCACACTGAAATTACAACCAAACAACAGCCAAGAAAATTCTACGTTCACTAAAGCCATTAAAAACTTGAGAAGATTGATTGTCAGAGACTCTGGAAAGGTAGGATTTCCTCACCATGTTCACACTCATTATCATTGCTCCTTATTTTCCATAGCAGACACCACCTGTAATGCTGGAATTGTAGAAAGCAAACTTGTTAGAAAATCCAACCTGCCTTGATTAATTTGGATATTAAAAATGTCCGGTTTTCTGCACTTCTGCAAGAGGTGTGCACTTTGATCCTACCTGTCAATCGCAAGCATGTACTTGGCAACCACACAAGGTGCCAGGCAGAGAGACAGGGATTACTGCAAAAAACATGAATGAAAGGTGTCGTTACtctattctttccctttctgaaacAGGCTGTGTCTCAgcttttccatttgtaaaaGGCTTCAATTACAACCCTCACGATTTTTCAGTAAGAAACCTTGAAGTATCGTTAACGATTCTGATGTGCTGCTTAGAACTGGCatgattttctttatcttccaaCAGTGCGAGTCTTCGTGTGAAtcttatgagaaaaaaacacccaaaatgtttttgaagagcTTTGCAAAACTAATCCAAAAGGTAATCATCAGAGTTGATTCCTCTGGGGTGCTTCTTGACATTTTACAAACAATTATAGATGTCCTCACTTTACACTCTTTCTAACAACGCGTTGTTTTTACAGCTATTCAAGGAAACCCAGAGCTGAAGGCTACTGAAAATCTACTATTTAAAGCAGACACTATGTTATTTAAGCCAACATGaacaatgtaaatattttccattgctACTatgctgtgctctgtgtgtgtgtggtaaGTGAAAGCTTCTCCAAAAATATTAACCAGGCATTGAGATGGATGCTGTTTTGAAAGTGATCCCAGCCCCACCTTACAGCAAAAATTACACTGTAACTTCACAGAAATAGTTCACTTAAGGGACTTAATTGTCACCTTCTCCTGAAATAGAAATACAGGAGATCACTACTCCAGTATTTTTGCTTTGATCTTAAATTCATCTCATACAGAGACATCTGAAACTTTGTAAAGAAagtgaacaaaaaaattatcagaggTTTTGAAGCATCTACTTGGACTGATTTCCTTATCTGTAATAATGCCACACacacaattttatttataagtTCTTAGATTGTATCTTAGCTGACTATGGACAAATATTCTGCATTTAACTGGCTTGTAAATACTGGGAAAACATTTACAAATCATACTGCATGGCATGGTGTCTGTCATGAAGCTAATGGCACATTTGCCAAGGGTTTCAAGAGAGAGAGGAGTAACCCACATGCTCCAAGTGGAGACAACAGGATTCTGCGGGGACAAACACCCTTTGGAAGATGAAAATCCACCTGGAATCCCTCAATTTAATGTGCAAAAGGTCCAGCAAATACAGTAATTGATGATTATTCAGAGGGAAGCGGCTCAAATGCATATTGCTTTGTCTTAGAATACTATATTTCACACTCATACTCCTGTACCATTAACACTattcctcctctctgcccttcattcattttaaacatttaattgcattttttttctttacaagctgtcaaatattttttgttacgTGGAAACCTGCCTGTGCAGCTTCTGAATATGGAACATTTCTATGGAACTGTGACCAGAGAAACCAttgaaacttttaaaacaaacgTGAGTGTCACAGCACTTAAAATCAGCTTTTAGCAGCTTAATGATGTCACCACATTCTGCTTGCAATG
Proteins encoded in this window:
- the IL21 gene encoding interleukin-21 isoform X1; amino-acid sequence: MEWMTIFYMLFFCSSTALTAAPHKAAKYLQLLKSINELEIRVKDKGVELLHTPENPVDECLFTAVTCFQNGTLKLQPNNSQENSTFTKAIKNLRRLIVRDSGKCESSCESYEKKTPKMFLKSFAKLIQKVIIRVDSSGVLLDILQTIIDVLTLHSF
- the IL21 gene encoding interleukin-21 isoform X2, whose protein sequence is MEWMTIFYMLFFCSSTALTAAPHKAAKYLQLLKSINELEIRVKDKGVELLHTPENPVDECLFTAVTCFQNGTLKLQPNNSQENSTFTKAIKNLRRLIVRDSGKCESSCESYEKKTPKMFLKSFAKLIQKLFKETQS